The Rouxiella sp. WC2420 region GAAAATCTGGGAAGAAGGCAATGATGAAGTCTTGCCTGTCGCTTTTGCCAAAACCAAAGAAGACTATCTGTTTTGGGGCGAAGAGAAGATAGATCGTAAAAACGTCTGATTAAGCAACGTCAGTGAAAATTAACGTGCTTGATAAAGCTGTCAGGCCCTGGATTATTCCAGGGCTTAGCTGTCGAAGCCAAATCCCATCTGATGTGCCCACTCGAAAACCTGCTCTTTATAGACAAAGCGAGGTTCGCAAACGCCCGGCTGCCCAGGGGTCTGAATCATCACGGCGATACATGGATACGCCACGGGGCGCGCGTCAAAGATAAAATCATCAATTTCCTGGTCGGCAAAGTCAGACGGTTCACCGACAACTGATGCCTGGAAAATTTCCTGGATAATCCAGGTACGATACTCAAATTCATTATTCAGAAATTTCATTACTCGCTCCTAAACAATTTACTCGCGCTATCGGTACAGGGCGAAAACGCTTAACCGTGCAAACTCTCATCGCCGCCGCAGCAAGAACAGACTTCGACACGAGAAACGTCCATGCTGGCGTCCCCGTCACAGTCCCATTCGACCCGCAAAGGCTGTCCATTATCGTCTTTCGCGTGAATGTAGCGATCATACCAGGCCGTTTGGCCCTGCATTTCTTCGACGACAATGAGTTGATCCCCTGCATAAATCCTGGCTGTAGCATTAGCCGCGACTTTTTCGCCAGCAACGAGTTTATGCAGATGATGAATAGAAAGTTTGATACGTTCCACGACGGCTCCTGAGGCTTGCAAAGAACATTTTATCATTTCTTTGCGTACATTTCATTGCATAGTACTTAACCATCAGTTTAACAGAGCCGCCGCAGAAGAGTCAGAGCAGAAATGAAACTTGTCGCTCTTTTTATCAGGCGATTTTTGAACTTTGTGAAGCAGGCACATGAGATTGATATTGCCTGTCCAGATCGTAAACATCATAGAAGTCTATCGCACCTTTGTTTTGCACAATACTTTTGACGTGGGATTTGAATCTGCTGTCTACGACCGTGCTTTGCAGTAGGGTATCCACTGCTTGCGAAGAAATTTCACGGCTGAAAAACCATTCCCCGTTATAGCAAACGCGAAGATCCAGCACGCCAATATCTTCATAACGATAGGTAGGCTTGATTTCCAGCAGCAGCATCGCGGCCATAAATACCAGAAATAGGGTGAAACCGGCAAACCAGCCCAGCCCCATATAAGGCGAAGCGTACATGACAACACCCACTGCGATATAACCGACAAACATTGCCAGACACAGCCACGGGTGATGAATAAAGAATTCATTGTTAATACGCGGTTTGCCATCACGGCCTTCGGTACGATTAATGCGCTCTATTTCACTATTCAGAATACTTTTAACGACATCCATTGAAAACCTCACTACAGTCAGGGCTATACTGCAATTTGATAGCCTGATTTTATCACGCTGACTGTTATATGACGTAGAGCAGTTCGCACGGTTTATTTGGCTATCTGTTATAGGATTAATCGCAGTTATCACTTAACTCACTGAAGATGAGGAATATATTGTGGCATTTATGATCCTGGAAAAACCTGCAAAAGTTGTCGCCAGCCACCGCGTGGTCGGACCTTATGAAACTACCATCAAGCAGGGATTCTCAACCCTGACACCCTGGGCCGAGGCGAACGAACTCTCGGAGGGAGAATGGCTGACAATATTTTGGGATAACCCGAATACCACCCCACCCGAAGCCTGCCGCGCCGACCCATCGGTCAGCGTAAATGAGGATTTCAAGCTGGATAATCACAGTGAGGGAATTACGCTACAAACCTTGCCTGCCGGGACTTATGCAGCATTTCATACCACTGTCGATGACGACAATTTTGCTCAGGCCTGGAATGATTTCTATAGTATTCATCTCGCCAACAGCGGCTACCGCCCTGATGGCCGAGTATGCTATGAACAGTATCTCAGCGATGGCCGACAAACCGGAGTATTTGAAGTGGTCTTCTACCAGTCGGTCGAGAAAATTTCCGCCATGCGCTAAGACTTATTAATAGAGAAGCCTGATACCTGACTGCCGGCAATAATCGATATATTCTGGCAGCGGTGCGGAATCTGTCACCAGCGCGGTAAATTCATTCAAAGGCGCGATAGAAGCGGGGCGAACCTGTCCAAACTTGCTGCTATCGGCCACGAGAATTTTCTCGCGCGAACGCTGCATTGCAGGGTGTTTCATGATCAGCTCATCGAAATTAAAACAGCTGACACCATACTCCAGGCTAATTCCCGCAGCGGAAATAAAAGCCTTATCCGGCAAAGTATTGCTCAGCTCATTGTTGTTGTGCCCAAAAGGAATAAAGACGCTGTTACTGGCTCGATACTTTCCCCCACACATCATGACTTCACAGTTGGGTTTATCCTGCAAAGCCAAGAAAGTATTAAGCGAATAACAAATGGCACTAAATACAAGCTCGTCAGGAATTTGCTCAATAATATAGGGCGTGGTAGTTCCGCAATCAAAGAACACCAGGTCATCATCATTGATTAACTGCGCGGCCAGTTTTCCCAAATGCTGCTTTTCAGCCACCTGACGAGATTTCTGCTCGCTGACAAAATAGTGCGTTGCCGGACTGTTTTTCGGATCAATAACAATGTAACCGCCGAGCAGAATTAACGGAGATGCCGCCCCATTGAGGTCACGCCGAACAGTCATTTCCGACACATCAAGCAGCAATGCCGCATCTTTAAGGTGGATCTTGTCACTTTTTTTCAAGGCCAGCAGCAATCTTTGTAGCCGATCTTCACGCTTGTTTTCCATGATCTATTATTCTCGGGAGATAAAATTCAGTACCGCCTTGTTTCTGATTAACTCAATAATATCACTGAATTTGTAGTAACGTGAGATGTCCGCCAAATACCGCGCCCGTATCAATATAATACTGATTACCATATTTCTTGATTTCTTCCACTGGAGTGTGGCCGAAATAAAATCGCTGCGCTCCCGCAATAGTCGATAAATTACCTGCAGCAGACTCGGTTATCCGTTCGCGATTCCATATTACGGCGTAGTCATCAACGGGTTGCCCACTTATATAAGTGTTCAGCGGATAATCGGCGTGGGCGACGACCGTGAACTGTCCATCGTCTGTAGTGATTTCAATCATGTGTGGCAAGTTTGCGGCCTGAATGATGAGCTCCCGAGCGCGCGCTTCCAACGCTGGCGGCAGTTTAAAAAACCAGTCGCCGCCATTTCTCAGCCAGCGGTCTACATTACGACCTTGCAGCGCATCGATTGCCATTTGCTCATGATTGCCTCTGACACAGGCAAACCACGGTTTCTCCATCAGCTCAAGACATCCGATACTGTCTTCACCGCGATCGATAAGATCGCCTACCGAAATCAGCAGATCTTCCCGCGCAGAAAATGCCTGTGACTCCAGCGCCAGATTCAGCTGAGTCAGGCAGCCGTGAAGATCGCCAACCACAAAAACTTTGCGATACTTACTGCTATCAATATGTTGGGTAAGTGCCATAATGTTAGATATCCTCTTCGGTTTCTTAACATTACTTTATTCTTAGTTTGAGCTTTGTTACAACGAATGAAAATAAGTCGTGTAAACCATTGATTATGCCCAGTCCTTGAGCATTTAAAAAAACAGATCGTCTTTTAATCAATTAGCATTAAGGTCTTGACCGCTTTTTGCGCTATACTACCTGCTGGCCCAAATAAAACCGGAGGTTTTATGAGCTCCACCGCAGTTAACACTCCTGACGAGTGTCCATTATGCCAAAGTACAACCAAGACCAAAACTTCACTCAACCTGACTGAAAAAGTGGTTAACGTAACCTGCACCACCTGCGGACGCTACAGTATTTTCCGCAAAACCGTGCAAGAAATTTCCGTTGATCGAAGCAAGCGCGTTGCTCTGCAAGCC contains the following coding sequences:
- a CDS encoding YlaC family protein is translated as MDVVKSILNSEIERINRTEGRDGKPRINNEFFIHHPWLCLAMFVGYIAVGVVMYASPYMGLGWFAGFTLFLVFMAAMLLLEIKPTYRYEDIGVLDLRVCYNGEWFFSREISSQAVDTLLQSTVVDSRFKSHVKSIVQNKGAIDFYDVYDLDRQYQSHVPASQSSKIA
- the deoR gene encoding DNA-binding transcriptional repressor DeoR, translated to MENKREDRLQRLLLALKKSDKIHLKDAALLLDVSEMTVRRDLNGAASPLILLGGYIVIDPKNSPATHYFVSEQKSRQVAEKQHLGKLAAQLINDDDLVFFDCGTTTPYIIEQIPDELVFSAICYSLNTFLALQDKPNCEVMMCGGKYRASNSVFIPFGHNNNELSNTLPDKAFISAAGISLEYGVSCFNFDELIMKHPAMQRSREKILVADSSKFGQVRPASIAPLNEFTALVTDSAPLPEYIDYCRQSGIRLLY
- a CDS encoding YccJ family protein, producing MTSSNIKAWANVRETSHEIAEAIFELADNDEVLAQKIWEEGNDEVLPVAFAKTKEDYLFWGEEKIDRKNV
- a CDS encoding metallophosphoesterase, which encodes MALTQHIDSSKYRKVFVVGDLHGCLTQLNLALESQAFSAREDLLISVGDLIDRGEDSIGCLELMEKPWFACVRGNHEQMAIDALQGRNVDRWLRNGGDWFFKLPPALEARARELIIQAANLPHMIEITTDDGQFTVVAHADYPLNTYISGQPVDDYAVIWNRERITESAAGNLSTIAGAQRFYFGHTPVEEIKKYGNQYYIDTGAVFGGHLTLLQIQ
- a CDS encoding GyrI-like domain-containing protein, whose protein sequence is MILEKPAKVVASHRVVGPYETTIKQGFSTLTPWAEANELSEGEWLTIFWDNPNTTPPEACRADPSVSVNEDFKLDNHSEGITLQTLPAGTYAAFHTTVDDDNFAQAWNDFYSIHLANSGYRPDGRVCYEQYLSDGRQTGVFEVVFYQSVEKISAMR